The proteins below are encoded in one region of Lactuca sativa cultivar Salinas chromosome 3, Lsat_Salinas_v11, whole genome shotgun sequence:
- the LOC111895439 gene encoding uncharacterized protein LOC111895439: MEGSGVSPSFSCYSSDSLTSMAVAKVIHEEHAARFQEFGDLSEDDFEFSVGLSDEDVSKEENHSRSWTVFPVFNHDLMMKDDEDRDQVKGKEDEREESSWCSSSEADELESPRSKAYCVLWRPKSDSGSPPRVSKCKKSSSTGSGSKRWSIRYLLRRSNSEGKEPVVLMTPKKVESPKQKRNSGEVSKVGSRLKVQTPVHELFYVKRRAENEVVRRKSYLPYRQGLVGFFSNVNGMGKMLPF; this comes from the coding sequence ATGGAAGGATCAGGAGTCTCTCCTAGCTTCAGTTGTTACTCTTCTGATAGTTTAACATCCATGGCAGTTGCCAAAGTGATCCATGAAGAACATGCAGCTCGATTTCAAGAATTTGGGGATCTTAGCGAAGATGACTTTGAGTTTTCGGTGGGTTTAAGCGATGAGGATGTTTCAAAGGAAGAGAACCATTCACGAAGCTGGACTGTTTTTCCTGTTTTCAATCACGATCTAATGATGAAAGATGACGAAGATCGTGATCAGGTTAAAGGGAAGGAAGATGAACGAGAAGAATCTTCTTGGTGTTCATCATCAGAAGCCGACGAATTGGAAAGTCCACGTTCTAAAGCATACTGCGTACTTTGGAGGCCTAAATCCGACAGTGGATCGCCACCTCGTGTGAGTAAATGTAAGAAGAGTAGTTCTACCGGATCTGGGTCGAAGAGATGGAGCATCCGGTATTTGCTCCGGCGAAGCAACAGCGAAGGGAAAGAACCGGTGGTGTTGATGACTCCTAAGAAGGTTGAAAGTCCAAAACAAAAACGTAACTCCGGTGAGGTTTCAAAAGTTGGCAGCCGATTGAAGGTGCAAACTCCTGTACATGAATTGTTTTACGTGAAAAGAAGAGCTGAAAATGAAGTTGTGAGGAGGAAATCGTATCTACCCTACAGGCAAGGTCTTGTAGGGTTCTTCTCAAATGTCAACGGAATGGGCAAAATGCTTccattttga